The genomic segment AGGGAAGCGAAGCGGCCGCCCAGACAGTCACAGTATTTCCCGCCGCCAAGGCCTGCTTTCCGGCGGTGGTCGAGGTCTCCGGATTCCTGATCCCCCGCGACGAGGTCTCGGTTCGCCCGGACCGACCGGGCGCCAAGATCAGCGACGTGCTGGTCGAGCCCGGTGAGACGGTCACCCAAGGCCAAGCCCTGGCGAAGCTCGACGGCGGCAGCACGGTGCAGGCGCCGGTTGCCGGCCTCGTATCCGCTTCGACAGCGTTGATCGGCGCCCCGGCGTCGCCGAAGGGCGAAGCGCTGTTCACCATCGTCACCCGCGGCGAGTTCGATCTGGTCGGACAGGTGCCGACCCGCGACATGCCGCGGCTGTCGGTCGGCCAGACCGCCACCGTGAAGGTGGTCGGCGACAAGAGCGAGATGCAAGGCAAGGTCCGCCGCGTGTCCGCCACGGTGGAGCCGAAGACCCAGCTCGGCAACGTGTTCGTCGGTATCAGCTCGGACAAACGCCTGCTCGCCAACGCCTCCGGCCGCGCCACCATCAAGACCGGCGAGAGCTGCAACATCTCGGTGCCGCTCACCGCGGTGATCTACAACCCGGTCGGCACCATCGTGCAGGTGGTGCGGCGGCAGGTGGTCGAAACCCGCCGAGTCGAGATCGGCCTGATGAACGGCGGCAACGTCGAGATTCGCGAGGGCCTGAAGGAAGGCGACATCGTGGTCGAACGCGCCGGTGCACTGCTCCGCGAAGGCGATGCGGTGCGCCCGGTGCTGGCCGCCGGCGCCTCGGCGAAATAACACCGAGACGCCTGGCTGCTTTAGCCGTGACCGATCCGCTGTAGCGAGTTACGGCGACGAGCTATCGGACCAGGGACAAGCGAGGCTGCGGCGCCCGCTCCTTGTCGGCGAACACCGCATAATACAGCGCGTAGGCCCAACCGATCCCGGTCCAGCCGAGCAACAGGTTGCCGACGTAGAGACCCCATTTGTATTCGACGTTGCGCGCAAACGCGATCAGCATCGGCAGGCAGTACAGCGCAGCAGCAATGAGATACATCGACCACACGATCGCCGGCATATTGGCGTCGTAGGGCAGTCCAGCCAGAGCAGACATTGTCTTCCTCCATGAGACCTGATGAGAAACGGCACTGTCTTTCCCTTTGGAGCTGACGAGCAAACTAACGGGGCCGTTCAAGCGGGCCCCGACGAGGGATTATCGTTGCGTCGACTGTGCGAAAGACGCACCGCAGCAAACTTTGTTTGAAATCAAAAGCACACCACCGAAGACTGCGGCACTTCAACGCGGCGACGGGTGGCGACACGACGTCGAGGCCGGCGATAGGTATCAGCAGGCCATTCGCGACTGGTATCAGGAATAACGCCGACGGAATTGCCCGTCGCCCGAGGAAACACAGCGAACAGCCGCCCCCGGCCCGCTCTGGTCACGCCACCTCGTCCACGCGACTGAAATCAATGGCGAGAGACGCGGCTACGTAATTCACTCAGTACAGCCACCTCATGGACAGCCGCCGATTGGTAGTCCCACGAGTAACATTAGTCGTGCACCGTGAGGTATTTAGGATCTCGTCCATTGAACCGGACGCTGCTCCGGGATTCCCAAGATCGCCCGCGGGTGAGTGATTCATACGGCTTCGACCTGAGAGGCTTAGATGCGACTTTCAATCACCCGGGCGGTTCTTCTGTTCGGCCTCATCATCGGCTCCGGCCTCACAGCGATCTTCGGCGCCAGCTTGTATGGCCTCTCTCAGCTCAAGGTCGGCGGACCGCTGTATGAGCAGATCAAGCTCGGCAACGATCTGGTGGCCGACATCCTGCCGCCGCCCGCCTATGTGATCGAAGCCTATCTGGAGGCGACGCTGGCGCTGGAAGACCCCGGCTCCTTGGCGCTTCACCGCGAGCGGCTCGGCCGCCTCAAGAAGGAGTACCAGGAACGTCACGCCTTCTGGAGCAAGGCGCCACTCGAGCCCGCCATCAAGGCCCGGCTGATCGATGATTCCGACCGCGAGGTGCAGAAATTCTGGCGCATCGTGGATGCAAGCCTGCTTCCGGCGATCGAGGCCAAGGACCCGGACACCTCGATGCAGGCCTACAAGGATCTGACCGCCGCCTACACGGCGCATCGCGCGATCATCGACGATATCGTCAAGCGCACCAACGATCTCAACGCCGCCACCGAAGCCGCAACCGCCGTCCGCGTCACGGACCTGAATTATCTGCTGTGGGGCGTGTCCGGCACGGTGTTCCTGCTGTTCGTGGCCGGGCTGACGGCGATCGTCAAAGGGGTGATCGTGCCGATCACCGGGATGACTGAGGTGATGCGGCGGCTGGCGAGCGGGGATCGGGCCGTTGCTATTCCGGCGATCGAACGCGGCGACGAGGTCGGCGCGATGGCGCGGGCCGTTCAGGTGTTCAAGGATAACGCGCTGCGGGTCGAAGCCATGGAGTCCGAGCAGGGCATCAAGGCGCGAGCCGACGCCGACCGCCGCACCGAGATGCACAAGATGGCCGACGATCTCGACCGCGCCATCGGCCGCATCGTGCAGACCGTGACCTCCACCTCCACCGAAATGGAGGCTGCCGCGCGACAGCTCGAGGGTGCGGCCGAGACGACGCAGCGGCTGGTGACCACGGTGGCTGCGGCCTCGCAACAATCCACCGCGACCGCGCAATCCGCCTCGGCCTCCTGCAACGAGGTGGCCTCGTCGGCCTCGCAGATCGGTCAACAGGTCCGACAGTCGCAGAACATCTCGCAGGCCGCCGTCCGGCAGGCGCAGGAAACCAACGCGCGGATCGCCGAGCTGTCGAAGGCGGCCGGACGCATCGGCGATGTGGTGGATCTGATCAACGCGGTCGCCTCGCAGACCAACCTGCTGGCGCTCAACGCCACCATCGAGGCGGCGCGAGCCGGCGAGGCAGGCAGGGGCTTTGCGGTCGTCGCCGCGGAGGTGAAGGCGCTGGCGGCGCAGACCGCGCGCGCCACCGACGAGATCACCGAGCAGATCTCCCAGATGAAAGCTGCGACGGAATCCTCGGTGTCGGCGATCGAAGCGATCGGCAACACCATCCTGCAGATCTCGGAGATTTCGGATTCGACCGCTTCGGCCGTCGATCACCAGGGCGCCGCGATGCGGGAGATCGCCAGCACGGTGCGGCAGTCGGCGGATGCTGCGACCGAGGTCTCAGGGACGATCGGCGCGGTCCGCGACGGCGCCCAGAACACCGGCGCGGCCTCCACCCATGTGCACGATCTCGCCGCCGCGCTGCTGGCGGAAAGCCGCCATCTCAAGACCGAGGTCGATCGGTTCTCGGCCGCGGTGCGGGCCGCCTGATCGACACGGCGCGGCGCTGTTTGGCGCCGCGCCGGGCAGCCTTACGCGCTGCGCGCCAGCGCGCCGTCGATCATCGACACCGCATTGCCGACGCCATAGACGGCGACGAACGAGCCGAACCGCGGCCCCTTCTCCTGGCCGAGCAGCACTTGGTACAGCATGTTGAACCAGTCGAGCGACACGCCCGGCTTGCCGTCCTTGGCGGTCTTCTTGTGATCGAGGAACGGCTCGCGGCGGCCGATCTCGTACACTACGTCCTGGATCGCCTCGGCGGTCGCATCCGCCGGCAGCTGTGACAGCGCATCGCGCAGATCCTGCAGCGCGGCGCGCTCGGCGTCGGTCGGATCGCGGAACACCTTGGTGGGCGCCACGAAGTCGCGGTAGTAATTGATCGCGTAACCGACCATCGCGTCGAGCTTGGGATGGCTCTGCGGCGTCACGCCCGGCCGGTAGCGACCGATGAAGCCCCACAGCGTATCGGCGTTCTCGGCATTGGACGACGACACCAGCGTCAACAGCAGCTGGAACGTCACCGGCATGTCGGCCTGCGGCGGATTGCCGGAATGGATGTGCCAGACCGGATTGGCGAGCCGCTGCTTCAGATCCTGCCGCGCGTAGCCATCGAGGAACTGCTGATACTCGTCGACATTGCGCGGGATCACGTCGAAATACAGCCGCTTCGCGGCCTTCGGTTCGCGATACATGAACAGCGACAGCGATTCCGGCGATGCGTAGCGCAGCCACTCCTCGATCGTCAGGCCGTTGCCCTTCGACTTCGAGATTTTCTGGCCCTTGTCGTCGAGGAACAGCTCGTAGTTGAAGCCTTCCGGCGGCGTGCCGCCGATCGCCTGGGCGATCTTGCCGGACAGCTTCACGGAATCGATCAGGTCCTTGCCGGCCATTTCGTAGTCGACGCCGAGCGCGGTCCAACGCATCGCCCAGTCCGGCTTCCATTGCAGCTTGCAGTGGCCGCCGGTGACCGGAACGGTGATGCGTTCATTGGTTTCCGGATCATCGTACGAAATCGTGCCGGCCTTGACGTCGTGCGCGACGATCGGCACCTGCAGCACCACGCCGGTGCGCGGGCAAATGGGGAGGAACGGCGAATAGCTGGCGGCGCGCTCCTCGCGCAAGCTCGGCAGCATGATCGCCATCACCTTCTCGAGCCGCTCCAGCACCTTCAGCAGCGTCGCGTCGAACCGGCCCGACTTGTAGTACTCGGTCGCTGAGGCGAACTCGTAGTCGAAACCGAAGGTGTCGAGGAAGGCGCGCAGCCGCGCGTTGTTGTGGGCGCCGAACGAATCATGGGTGCCGAACGGATCCGGCACGCTGGTCAGCGACTTGCCGAGATTCTTCTCCAGCAGCTCCTTGTTCGGCACGTTGTCCGGCACCTTGCGCAGGCCGTCCATATCGTCCGAGAACGCCAGCAGCTTGGTCTTGATCTTGTCGTCGGTCAGCACGCGGAAGGCATAGCGCACCATCGTGGTACGCGCGACCTCGCCGAACGTGCCGATATGCGGCAGGCCCGAGGGACCATAGCCGGTCTCGAACAGCACCTCCTCCTTCGGATGCTTTTTCAGCCGGTTCACCAGCGCGCGCGCCTGCTCGAACGGCCAGGCGTTGGATTGTTCGGCGAGGGTGCGCAGCTCGGAAGCGCTCGGAAGGTCGATCGTCGTCATTCAGGTCTCCAGCCGCCCTTGAAGGCGGGTCTTTCAAAACGGGCTGACGGAAAAATACCGGAGCCACAAGTCGGTGTACTGGCCCTTTTCCCAAACCCGGAACAGCGCCCAATTCAGCGCCTGGCGCAACGTGTCGTTGCCCTTGCGCACCGCGATGCCGACGCCCTCGCCGAAATAGCGGCTCTCCAGGAACGGGGCGCCGGAGAACGCGCAGCAATTCTCCGAGTCGGTGCCGTTGATCCAGAACGCCAGCGAGATCGCGTCGCCGAAGATGAAGTCGACTTCGCCCCGCTTCAGCGCGGCACGCAGCGCCTCGGCATTCGGATAGGAATGCAGCTCGGCGTCGGTGAACATCGCCTTCAGATAGGCCTCATGCGCCGAGCCTGCGACCGCGCCGACCTTGCGGCCTTCGAGAAACTCAGGACGCATCTC from the Rhodopseudomonas palustris genome contains:
- a CDS encoding efflux RND transporter periplasmic adaptor subunit — protein: MTRLTADPLRLGSDLQRATLLALAISCALASPVRAQGSEAAAQTVTVFPAAKACFPAVVEVSGFLIPRDEVSVRPDRPGAKISDVLVEPGETVTQGQALAKLDGGSTVQAPVAGLVSASTALIGAPASPKGEALFTIVTRGEFDLVGQVPTRDMPRLSVGQTATVKVVGDKSEMQGKVRRVSATVEPKTQLGNVFVGISSDKRLLANASGRATIKTGESCNISVPLTAVIYNPVGTIVQVVRRQVVETRRVEIGLMNGGNVEIREGLKEGDIVVERAGALLREGDAVRPVLAAGASAK
- a CDS encoding superinfection immunity protein, which codes for MSALAGLPYDANMPAIVWSMYLIAAALYCLPMLIAFARNVEYKWGLYVGNLLLGWTGIGWAYALYYAVFADKERAPQPRLSLVR
- a CDS encoding methyl-accepting chemotaxis protein encodes the protein MRLSITRAVLLFGLIIGSGLTAIFGASLYGLSQLKVGGPLYEQIKLGNDLVADILPPPAYVIEAYLEATLALEDPGSLALHRERLGRLKKEYQERHAFWSKAPLEPAIKARLIDDSDREVQKFWRIVDASLLPAIEAKDPDTSMQAYKDLTAAYTAHRAIIDDIVKRTNDLNAATEAATAVRVTDLNYLLWGVSGTVFLLFVAGLTAIVKGVIVPITGMTEVMRRLASGDRAVAIPAIERGDEVGAMARAVQVFKDNALRVEAMESEQGIKARADADRRTEMHKMADDLDRAIGRIVQTVTSTSTEMEAAARQLEGAAETTQRLVTTVAAASQQSTATAQSASASCNEVASSASQIGQQVRQSQNISQAAVRQAQETNARIAELSKAAGRIGDVVDLINAVASQTNLLALNATIEAARAGEAGRGFAVVAAEVKALAAQTARATDEITEQISQMKAATESSVSAIEAIGNTILQISEISDSTASAVDHQGAAMREIASTVRQSADAATEVSGTIGAVRDGAQNTGAASTHVHDLAAALLAESRHLKTEVDRFSAAVRAA
- a CDS encoding lysine--tRNA ligase, with protein sequence MTTIDLPSASELRTLAEQSNAWPFEQARALVNRLKKHPKEEVLFETGYGPSGLPHIGTFGEVARTTMVRYAFRVLTDDKIKTKLLAFSDDMDGLRKVPDNVPNKELLEKNLGKSLTSVPDPFGTHDSFGAHNNARLRAFLDTFGFDYEFASATEYYKSGRFDATLLKVLERLEKVMAIMLPSLREERAASYSPFLPICPRTGVVLQVPIVAHDVKAGTISYDDPETNERITVPVTGGHCKLQWKPDWAMRWTALGVDYEMAGKDLIDSVKLSGKIAQAIGGTPPEGFNYELFLDDKGQKISKSKGNGLTIEEWLRYASPESLSLFMYREPKAAKRLYFDVIPRNVDEYQQFLDGYARQDLKQRLANPVWHIHSGNPPQADMPVTFQLLLTLVSSSNAENADTLWGFIGRYRPGVTPQSHPKLDAMVGYAINYYRDFVAPTKVFRDPTDAERAALQDLRDALSQLPADATAEAIQDVVYEIGRREPFLDHKKTAKDGKPGVSLDWFNMLYQVLLGQEKGPRFGSFVAVYGVGNAVSMIDGALARSA